The following is a genomic window from Chryseobacterium sp. StRB126.
GTGTGTGCCAATCCCCGCAGCTTTTCGCAGCTTACCACGTCCTTCGTCGCCTCTGAAAGCCTAGGCATCCGCCATACGCCCTTAACGATTTCTTTCCTAATAATTATATTAGTTCAGTATTTTTTTGATAAACTCTCGTCTATCGATATTTTTATAAACTCGGCACTCGAAAGTGCTCGGTTATCTCTTTGTGATGTCTTTACCGTTAATGTCAATGATCTTAATGTCTTCTTGTCCAACTGATGAACAGATGTTGTTTTTGGCTCCATCCGTAACTTTTAAATCAGTATTCCAAAACTGTGGAGAATAAGGGAGTCGAACCCTTGACCTCCTGCGTGCAAGGCAGGCGCTCTAGCCAGCTGAGCTAATTCCCCCTCTAGTAGAAATTTTAAATTTTAGATTATAAATTTTAAATTATTTTTAATCTAAAATCTATAATTCATAATCTATAATTCCCTATAATTAGTAGTCTCGGGCAGGCTCGAACTGCCGACCTCTACATTATCAGTGTAGCGCTCTAACCAGCTGAGCTACGAGACTTCATTATTAATTTTAAATTTTAAATTGAAAATTTTAAATGATTATTTAAATCTAAAATCTATAATTTATAATCTAAAATCTCTCTATCCCTTTACTAATTTCTAGTGGGTGTTGTATTTTTAATATAAGCAACCAAACAAAAAACTAAAGCTATACTTTAAGTAAGTATTTTGTACTTGCGTACTGTTTTTTTTATCGTCAAAAGACGCTCTAAAATGAGATGTTCCAGCCGCACCTTCCGGTACGGCTACCTTGTTACGACTTAGCCCTAGTTACCTGTTTTACCCTAGGCAGCTCCTGTTACGGTCACCGACTTCAGGTACCCCAGACTTCCATGGCTTGACGGGCGGTGTGTACAAGGCCCGGGAACGTATTCACCGCGCCATGGCTGATGCGCGATTACTAGCGATTCCAGCTTCATAGAGTCGAGTTGCAGACTCCAATCCGAACTGAGACCGGCTTTCGAGATTTGCATCACATCGCTGTGTAGCTGCCCTCTGTACCGGCCATTGTATTACGTGTGTGGCCCAAGGCGTAAGGGCCGTGATGATTTGACGTCATCCCCACCTTCCTCTCTACTTGCGTAGGCAGTCTCACTAGAGTCCCCAACTTAATGATGGCAACTAGTGACAGGGGTTGCGCTCGTTGCAGGACTTAACCTAACACCTCACGGCACGAGCTGACGACAACCATGCAGCACCTTGAAAAATGTCCGAAGAAAAGTCTATTTCTAAACCTGTCATTTCCCATTTAAGCCTTGGTAAGGTTCCTCGCGTATCATCGAATTAAACCACATAATCCACCGCTTGTGCGGGCCCCCGTCAATTCCTTTGAGTTTCATTCTTGCGAACGTACTCCCCAGGTGGCTAACTTATCACTTTCGCTTAGTCTCTGATTCCGAAAAACCAAAAACGAGTTAGCATCGTTTACGGCGTGGACTACCAGGGTATCTAATCCTGTTCGCTCCCCACGCTTTCGTCCATCAGCGTCAGTTGTTGCTTAGTAACCTGCCTTCGCAATTGGTGTTCTAAGTAATATCTATGCATTTCACCGCTACACTACTTATTCCAGCTACTTCAACAACACTCAAGACCTGCAGTATCAATGGCAGTTTCACAGTTAAGCTGTGAGATTTCACCACTGACTTACAGATCCGCCTACGGACCCTTTAAACCCAATAAATCCGGATAACGCTTGCACCCTCCGTATTACCGCGGCTGCTGGCACGGAGTTAGCCGGTGCTTATTCGTATAGTACCTTCAGCTAGATACACGTATCTAGGTTTATCCCTATACAAAAGAAGTTTACAACCCATAGGGCCGTCGTCCTTCACGCGGGATGGCTGGATCAGGCTCTCACCCATTGTCCAATATTCCTCACTGCTGCCTCCCGTAGGAGTCTGGTCCGTGTCTCAGTACCAGTGTGGGGGATCACCCTCTCAGGCCCCCTAAAGATCGCAGACTTGGTGAGCCGTTACCTCACCAACTATCTAATCTTGCGCGTGCCCATCTCTATCCACCGGAGTTTTCAATATCAAATGATGCCATCTGATATATTATGGGGTATTAATCTCCCTTTCGAAAGGCTATCCCCCAGATAAAGGCAGGTTGCACACGTGTTCCGCACCCGTGCGCCGCTCTCAAGTCTCCGAAGAGACTCTACCGCTCGGCTTGCATGTGTTAGGCCTCCCGCTAGCGTTCATCCTGAGCCAGGATCAAACTCTCCATTGTATGTTTGTCTGACTCACTCAAAGTTTTAACGCTTTAGTTTTTCCTTACTTGGTTGTTATATTGTATGTCAATGATCTTTATATCTTTCGCTTTTTAATGAAGCACTCTTCTCTGTCAGTGGTACTCCATATTTGCGAGTGCAAAAGTAAAAATTTATTTTCATTTGACCAAATGTTTTTGAAAGAAATTTTAAAGTTTTTTAAGTAACCTTAATTCTTCCTAAACTCTCAATCTCTCTACTCCTGCGCTCCCTTAATTGGGATTGCAAAGATACTAACTTTATTTTAACCAGCAAATTTTATTTACTAAAATTTAAAAGCTTTTTCCGTTCGTTTCATTAAGTAGAATAAATGTTTAATGCTTATCTAAAAGCTCTTCTGCGCTTACTGAATCTCTTTCGTTTTTCAGTGGGGCAAAGATAACAACTTATTAACACGCAAAACAAACTTTATTAACTTTAATTTCATATTCACGTCATATTTTAATCTAATACTCTGATAGCATGAGTGAAAAATTTTAAACAAAATTTAGTTAATCGGCCTTCTTATATAAAGAAAAGATAAATTAAGATTTCCGGATTTATTTTTAAGGTGTTTTTTCTGTATAAATAGCACTTAAAAACTCTGCATATGATTTATCCAAACCAATAACATCTCCTGATTTAAGGTTTAAACCTCCAACTCCTGAAGCATCCGGCTTAATTTTTAATGATGATACCTGAAAATATAAGTTCTCATCATTGGTCTTTGGCTGAACTTTCACGGTTGAACCTAAAAGTTTCTTGGTAGAAATTGTATAAACTTCTCCCGGAACAATTTTTAATTTTAAAAATGTTCTTGGGGCAACAATATAGTCTTTCCTATTAACATTGATCTTCTGATCTTTTTCTGAGGAAGCAAATATATACATTGCCCCCTCCTGAACTTTCAGTTTTTCTTTTGGAGTGTAATATAAGGCGATCTTATAATTAGAAGCATTAAAAGTCTGAGATGATCCGTCAATATTTTCAAAAGGTTTTATTACAAAAGTATTGGCTCCAATCTCCTTTGCTTTTTTGTATACTAACGAGAACACCATTGCATCATCTTTTGAGAATCCCTGGACTTCAGCTTCACCTAAATAGATAGCACTTGTTTCTGCTTGATCTTTTTTATAGAGAAACTTATCTGAATTGTCATTGGTTTTCTCCACCTTGCTCAGATAAACATTTTGTGCACTCCAAAGCTGAGCACATACTACGGAAAAGATGATGGCTATATTTTTCATATTATTATTGTTGTGTAAGGATGTCAACACATTCTTCAAGACTGTTTTCCCAGTGTTTGGGTTCAATTTTATAAATCTCTTCAATCTTATCCAGAGACATAGTACTTCTTACGGGTCTTTTGGCAGGAGTTGGATACTGTTCCGTTGTTAACGCGTTTAATTGTATTGAAGATTTTGAAAATTCAGCAATTTTCTTAGCGAAATCAAACCATGTGGTTTCCGGATAGTTTGAAAAGTGGAAAATTCCAAAGGTTTTATTTGGATTTTCGATAATTTCCATAATGGCTGCCGCAAGATCATTAGCATTGGTTGGCTGCCCAAACTGATCTGCAACAATCCCTAACTCTGTTTTCTGTGAGAACAAGTTCAACATCGTCTTCACAAAGTTTTTATTAAATTCGGAATACAGCCAGGAAGTTCTAAGGATAATGGTTTTCGGATTAAGTTCCAATGCCAGCTCCTCTCCTCTTCTCTTTGATTCTCCATACACTCCTACCGGATTGGTAAAATCGTCTTCTGAATAAGGCAAATTGGTATCTCCATCAAACACATAGTCAGTAGAAACATGAATAAGGATGGTTTTATACTCTATACAAGCCTTAGCAAGATTGGCAACTCCATCTGCATTTACAGCAAATGCTTTTTCTTTTTCTTTCTCTGCTAAATCTACCGCTGTATATGCGGAAGCATTGATACAGTAATCTGGTTTGTTATCATAGAAAAAGTCGTTAATCTGTTCTTCATTGGTAACATCCAGGATTGTGGAATCTGTAAAAAGAAACTCATACTTATTTTCAAAATCGGGAGCAATTTTTCTGATACAGTTTCCTAACTGGCCATTGCTGCCTACTACTGCTATTTTTTTCATATATTATCAATTTAAATTATAAAAAAGTTCTCAATAGGACTATCTATTAAGAGTTTTTTGCATTTTGGGATCTTAAAAATTTAACTCTTGACTGGAAATCCTTTTGTATCAGATCTACATAAAACTTATTAAATGTTTCTTTTATATCTTCTGGATGTACTTCTGATTTTCTTGTCTTCATATTGAAATAAATAACGGTAACCCAAAGTACAGCATGAACTGTTTTCTCGTCTAAGCTTTTCATTAAGATTTCAACTTTGGCTGTTCTGTCCTGTACATCGATAGTTTTACTGCTGATAACGACTTGCGTATTATATCTTACTTCTTTCATATAAGCTATTTCATTCTGGATGGCAATCCAGGTACAGCCTGTCTGTTTGGTATATTCTTCATAAGTAAATCCGTAAAATGTTTCCACGTGATCTTCTCTGGCATTGAACATATAATCTAGATATTTTACATTATTCAAATGACCGATTGGATCACAATCGCTAAACCTCACTTTTACTATAGTTGATACTTCTTTTTCCATTCCGCAAAAATAAACAAACCACCTCTTTTGGAGGTGGTTTGTCTTATAAATCTTTGTTAATTTGCCGAAATTATTGAATTCCTAATTCTTTCTTTACAGCTGCAGTAGCATCAGCACCTGCTTTATAAAGGAATGCAGGTGAATTTGCATCCATTACATACTCGTACCCGTTAGCTTTAGCAACTTTATCAACTGCATCGTTCAATTTTTTCTCAATTGGTCCGAAAGCTACTTCTTGCTTAGCTTGAAGATCTTTTTGAGCTTTATCCTGCATTTGAGCTATTTCTTCCTGAATTTTTTGTAGTTCAGCTTCTCTAGCTTTGTTTTCGTCTGCAGTTTTCTTAGGAGCTTCTTCGCTATATTGCTTTAGTTTAGCTTGCCCAGCATCATATTTCTTCTTGATCTCAGCTTGTTTAGTATCGTAGAATGTTTTAAGGTCAGCATCTGCTTTTTTCTTCTCAGGCATTGCATTAAGAACTCCCAATACATCTAAAGTAGCCATTTTTTGAGCTTTTGCCATACCTACAGAAACAAACATCATTACTGCTGCAAATAATACACTTAATTTTTTCATAATTGGTAAATAAATAATTTAATTTGTTTTTAGATTTCAAATTTACGTAAAAGTTAGTTTACAATTTTACTTTTTACTTTTACTTGTAGTTTTCTCTTTTTTATCTCCTTTCAGTAAAACAGCTAATACTTTTTCCGTATAGTCATATTTTCCCTGAAGAAATATAACACTAATGTTATTGCTTTTATCAAGAACTATGCCCAATCCATTTTTTTCGGACATTGTTTTGATAGCTTCCCAGATCTGATCCTGGAATGGTAAAACGAGATTTGTTCTCAGTTTTGTTATTTCACCATTGGCTCCGAAACGTAAGCTGGTAGTGGTTTTGATATTCTTATCAAGATCTACCACTTCTTTTTCTCTCAGTTTCAGTTGGTCACCTATCAATAACACTTTTTCACTTTCAAAGGCCGCTTTTTTTCTTTCATACTCGGACTGCATATTCTGAAGTTCAGACTGCCAGGTATCAATCTGAGAGTTTAATCTCGCTTCGGCTTCTTTATACTGAGGTAATTTATTTAAAATTTCATTCGTATCTACTACTCCAATTTTTTGGGCATTTCCAAACCCGAAAATTAAGAGTAATACAAAAGTGATGGTTATTTTAAAGTTCTTCATATGTATAATTATAATGATTGGTTCATCAAGAAGTGATTTTGCCATCCTGATGGAGTTCCTGACATTGTCTTATCAAATCCATAAGCAAAGTCGAACCCGATCAGTCCGAACGCTCCCATATAAACTCTAACACCTACCCCTACTGATCTCTTCAGCTGGAATGGGTTATAATTACCCCATGAATTCCAAACGTTACCACCTTCAGCAAATGTTAATGCATAAATTTTAGCAGTTTGGTTCATTGAAATCGGGTATCTTAATTCTAAAGTAAATCTGTTATAGATTGTTCCCCCACCTCTTTGAGTAATATCGGCAGCTTCACCACCGTAAGTACTTGCATTATCATATCCTCTTAAAGGAATCAATTCTCTACCGTCATATCTACCACCAAATAATCCGGTACCTCCCACATAGAATCTTTCAAATGGTGGTGCTCCAAGATTTTTGTTATATCCGTCCATGAATCCCATTTCAGCAGAAGATCTCAAGACCAGTTTACCGGCAATTTCGTTATAAACGTCTGCTTTAAACTTGATTTTGTAGAATTCCATCCACTTGTACTTATCAACAGGCTTCATTGTATCGTAATCTTTATTACTGAACAATGAATATGGAGGTGTTAGTTTAGCCGAAAGCTCAATATTAGAACCCGTTGTCGGGAAGATAGGATCTATCCCGGCAGAGTTTCTGCTTAATCCTAAGTTGACACTAAAGTTATTTGCAGATCCATTATACTCTGTAGTCTCACCAAACTGGAATGGATAGTTATTAAAGTCATACTTCTGAAACTGTAATCCTGTATATAGAGAGAAATAGTCATCTGGCCAGTTCAATAATCTGTTCAGACCTACTGATGCAGAGAATATATTCAATTTCTGAGAACCTCCCATGCTATCACTATATCTTACTCTTGAGTTATTTAAACTCACGGAAAGAGCTGTTGGTCTTGTTCCGAATAACCAAGGTTCTACAAATGATACTCCATAATTCTGGAAGTACTGACCTGCCTGCACCTGAATGGAGAAAGTCTGCCCATCCCCTTGTGGTACTGGCTTAAAGTCTTTGAACTTAAGGAAGTTTCTCAATGAGAAGTTGTTAAACGTCAATCCTAAGGTACCAATAAAGCTATTACCCCCATAACCTGCCTGGAGCTGAACCTGAGAAGATCCTTTTTCTACAAGTTTCCAGTTAACATCAACAGTGTTGTCTACCTGATTAGGTTGAATATCCTGTCCTATCTGTTGTGGATCAAAGAATGACATCCCTGCCAAATCAAAATAGGTTCTCTTGATTTCAGTCTTTTTAAATAATTCTCCCGGTTTTGTTCTTAATGCTCTAAGGATTACGTGGTCATGGGTTGTTGTGTTCCCTTGCCATGTTACTTTATTCCAAGTAGCTTGTTCTCCTTCGTTAATTCTGATCTCAAGGTTTACAGCATCACCGTTCACTGATTTTTCAACCGGTGTCACATTGGAGAAAAGGTATCCGTTATTCATGTAAACGGACTTAATATCGGAATCATCTTCTTTACCTCCGTCTTCACCAACCTTTTTGTTGAATCCTACTGCATCATAGATATCTCCTTTCTTATATCCTAATAATCTCTGTAAATATTCTGTAGCGTAAACAGTGTTACCTGTGAACGTAATGTCACCGATATAATACTTTTTACCTTCGTTAAGTTTTACATTGATTTCATAGTTGTTTTTCTTATTTCTCCATACAGAGTCTGAAACAACTTTTGCGTCTCTATACCCTAGGGAGTTATAATAGTTAATCAGATTTTGTTTGTCTTCCTGATATTTATCTTCAATGAATTTTGAAGATTTCAAAATACCACCAATACTGAAACGTTTCTGTTTTGTTTCTTTAAAGGCTTTGTTTCTAAGTTTTCTATCACTTACACTTGGATTCCCTTCAAACTCAATATGGTCGATCTTAACTCTTTTACCTTTCTCTACATTAATCGTCCAGTCTACCAAAGCAGGATCTCCGGCATTTACTTTATCCTCGATTGTAATTTTGGCATCAGCAAAACCTTTTTTGATATAGTCTTTAGGAATAGTTGTCTTAAGACTTGATACTAAGTTTTGGGTAATCTTTGTACCCGGCTTCAGGTTGTTGTCTTTAGCCAGTTTTTCACTTTTTGATTTTCCAATTCCTTTACCCTTGAATTTTACTTCTCCAAGTTCCTTCAGATCCTGAAGATAGAATTTAAGAATTACAGTCTGTCCTTCAATACTTTGAACGTATACTTCTACTTCAGAGAAAGATTGGGTATCCCAAAGCTTTTTAACAGCATTGCTGATTTTCTGTCCCGGAATATCTACGCTTTCTCCTTTGGATAGGCCAGTAAATCTGAGGATCTGAGCTGGTGTATATTTTTTTACCCCATCTACAACAATGTCTTTAAGCGTATAAGTACCTACCTCATTGTCTGCATGCACAGCATTGTTTACTTTTGTGCTGTCCTGTGGAGTTACTTGTCCATAAAAATGTGCAGAAGCAGCAAACATAATGATGGGTAATAGTCTAAACTTCATTTTATCGAGTCTTTCTTTTCTTTAAAATTATTGGCCTTGTATCTGATCTCCGGTTAAACCGTATCTTCTTTCTTTGTTTTGATAATCCAAAATACATTGAAAGAAAATATCTTTGGTAAAATCCGGCCATAGAACATTTAAAAACTGTAATTCAGCATAAGCAATCTGCCAAAGGAGGAAGTTGCTTATTCTTATTTCGCCGCTAGTTCTTATCAATAGATCTACAGGAGGAAAGTCTTTGGTATAGAGATAGTTTTCTAATAGTTTTTCATCTATATCCTCTACATCTATCTTTCCTTCTTTTACATCTGAACTGATATTTTTAACGGCTTCCAGTATTTCGTTTTGTGAGCCATAGCTGATTGCCAGTACAAGATTTCCTTTTGTGTTTTCTTTTGTAAGTTCTACCACACGCTGCAGTTGTTCTCTTACTAAAGCAGGCAGTTTTTCAAGATCTCCTATCACATGCATTCTCAGTCCTTTACTGAAGATCTCCTCTGCTTCTAACAGTAAGGTTTCCACAAGTAAGCTCATGAGGGTATTTACTTCTTCAAAAGGACGATTCCAATTTTCTGAAGAAAATGTATACAGTGTTAAATAAGGGATATTGATCTCATTACATGCATTAATAGCATTTCTTACAGCATTAATGGCATTTTTGTGACCGAAGGTTCTTTCTTCGCCACGAGATTTAGCCCATCTCCCATTACCATCCATAATGATGGCTACGTGTTTTGGTAAATTCTCAGAATTTATTTTATCTTTAATCAACGACATATTAATTAATCACAATAACATGGAGGTCTTCCAAACGAAAACGTTAATCCTAAACTGAATGTATTTAACCAGTCTTTGGATTTATCATCTCCAATATTTCTCTTTTTAATAAACTCTTCTTCTCTTTCCTTAGCAACAGCATAATAGTTTCCAGACTGTAATAAAGAGCCTCCTGTAGCCGGATTTAGGATATCGGCATTAAAGGAATTTTTTACATCCTCAGAAAGAATTTTACTGTGATCAAGCTGATCTGTCAAAGTATATCTAAATGTTGCTTCTGCAAATATAGCCCAAGTATGGTTAAATTTATACTTTAACCCTACTCCAAAAGGGATATGCATGGTAACTTTTTTTCCTAATGAGTATTCGGTAGTTGTTTTAAAGTCCATTTCATTAATGGGAGCAAGAGCTACACCGTCCGGATCTCTTCTGAAATCATGGGCTAGATTAGCTTTAGGTGCATCAAACATCAAGGCACCAATACCTCCAAAAATATATGGGCTTACCATACTTACCTGTTCATTATTAACTGGGAAAAAATTATATTCAAACATTAAACTTGCTTCGTATACGTTATTTTTCCCGTATGCATTTCTATTTCTTCTATATTCTTCTTTCGCAGCTTTATCGCTAAACTGAATCTGGTTATATCCTAAATCCAATCTAACAGTTTGGTGCGGGTTAAAATTAAATCTGTATAAAATTCCACCATAAAACGGGATCCCCCAATCCGACATTCTATTTAAATCCAACGGCTTTTGTA
Proteins encoded in this region:
- the rfbD gene encoding dTDP-4-dehydrorhamnose reductase; protein product: MKKIAVVGSNGQLGNCIRKIAPDFENKYEFLFTDSTILDVTNEEQINDFFYDNKPDYCINASAYTAVDLAEKEKEKAFAVNADGVANLAKACIEYKTILIHVSTDYVFDGDTNLPYSEDDFTNPVGVYGESKRRGEELALELNPKTIILRTSWLYSEFNKNFVKTMLNLFSQKTELGIVADQFGQPTNANDLAAAIMEIIENPNKTFGIFHFSNYPETTWFDFAKKIAEFSKSSIQLNALTTEQYPTPAKRPVRSTMSLDKIEEIYKIEPKHWENSLEECVDILTQQ
- a CDS encoding OmpH family outer membrane protein; the protein is MKNFKITITFVLLLIFGFGNAQKIGVVDTNEILNKLPQYKEAEARLNSQIDTWQSELQNMQSEYERKKAAFESEKVLLIGDQLKLREKEVVDLDKNIKTTTSLRFGANGEITKLRTNLVLPFQDQIWEAIKTMSEKNGLGIVLDKSNNISVIFLQGKYDYTEKVLAVLLKGDKKEKTTSKSKK
- a CDS encoding DUF6089 family protein, whose product is MNKKLLFSFLAFLGVVSVKAQRNELGVRLGMSNLVGDVGSTSYILQKPLDLNRMSDWGIPFYGGILYRFNFNPHQTVRLDLGYNQIQFSDKAAKEEYRRNRNAYGKNNVYEASLMFEYNFFPVNNEQVSMVSPYIFGGIGALMFDAPKANLAHDFRRDPDGVALAPINEMDFKTTTEYSLGKKVTMHIPFGVGLKYKFNHTWAIFAEATFRYTLTDQLDHSKILSEDVKNSFNADILNPATGGSLLQSGNYYAVAKEREEEFIKKRNIGDDKSKDWLNTFSLGLTFSFGRPPCYCD
- a CDS encoding acyl-CoA thioesterase; this translates as MEKEVSTIVKVRFSDCDPIGHLNNVKYLDYMFNAREDHVETFYGFTYEEYTKQTGCTWIAIQNEIAYMKEVRYNTQVVISSKTIDVQDRTAKVEILMKSLDEKTVHAVLWVTVIYFNMKTRKSEVHPEDIKETFNKFYVDLIQKDFQSRVKFLRSQNAKNS
- the bamA gene encoding outer membrane protein assembly factor BamA gives rise to the protein MKFRLLPIIMFAASAHFYGQVTPQDSTKVNNAVHADNEVGTYTLKDIVVDGVKKYTPAQILRFTGLSKGESVDIPGQKISNAVKKLWDTQSFSEVEVYVQSIEGQTVILKFYLQDLKELGEVKFKGKGIGKSKSEKLAKDNNLKPGTKITQNLVSSLKTTIPKDYIKKGFADAKITIEDKVNAGDPALVDWTINVEKGKRVKIDHIEFEGNPSVSDRKLRNKAFKETKQKRFSIGGILKSSKFIEDKYQEDKQNLINYYNSLGYRDAKVVSDSVWRNKKNNYEINVKLNEGKKYYIGDITFTGNTVYATEYLQRLLGYKKGDIYDAVGFNKKVGEDGGKEDDSDIKSVYMNNGYLFSNVTPVEKSVNGDAVNLEIRINEGEQATWNKVTWQGNTTTHDHVILRALRTKPGELFKKTEIKRTYFDLAGMSFFDPQQIGQDIQPNQVDNTVDVNWKLVEKGSSQVQLQAGYGGNSFIGTLGLTFNNFSLRNFLKFKDFKPVPQGDGQTFSIQVQAGQYFQNYGVSFVEPWLFGTRPTALSVSLNNSRVRYSDSMGGSQKLNIFSASVGLNRLLNWPDDYFSLYTGLQFQKYDFNNYPFQFGETTEYNGSANNFSVNLGLSRNSAGIDPIFPTTGSNIELSAKLTPPYSLFSNKDYDTMKPVDKYKWMEFYKIKFKADVYNEIAGKLVLRSSAEMGFMDGYNKNLGAPPFERFYVGGTGLFGGRYDGRELIPLRGYDNASTYGGEAADITQRGGGTIYNRFTLELRYPISMNQTAKIYALTFAEGGNVWNSWGNYNPFQLKRSVGVGVRVYMGAFGLIGFDFAYGFDKTMSGTPSGWQNHFLMNQSL
- a CDS encoding OmpH family outer membrane protein, with the protein product MKKLSVLFAAVMMFVSVGMAKAQKMATLDVLGVLNAMPEKKKADADLKTFYDTKQAEIKKKYDAGQAKLKQYSEEAPKKTADENKAREAELQKIQEEIAQMQDKAQKDLQAKQEVAFGPIEKKLNDAVDKVAKANGYEYVMDANSPAFLYKAGADATAAVKKELGIQ
- a CDS encoding isoprenyl transferase, with the protein product MSLIKDKINSENLPKHVAIIMDGNGRWAKSRGEERTFGHKNAINAVRNAINACNEINIPYLTLYTFSSENWNRPFEEVNTLMSLLVETLLLEAEEIFSKGLRMHVIGDLEKLPALVREQLQRVVELTKENTKGNLVLAISYGSQNEILEAVKNISSDVKEGKIDVEDIDEKLLENYLYTKDFPPVDLLIRTSGEIRISNFLLWQIAYAELQFLNVLWPDFTKDIFFQCILDYQNKERRYGLTGDQIQGQ